A single window of Flavobacterium aestivum DNA harbors:
- a CDS encoding SRPBCC family protein: MRIIKYLFLLLLLSLVALTIFIATQKGIFTVVSSKVIKSPKATVFNYVNDYKNWEQFSSWITADKNIKLSYSPTTAGKGSTLSWDGINNSGNIQTLYTKGNDSIVQKMDFNGTSSDVTWHFKDTLGGTKITWKSKGKMDFLLKVNSFLNGGTQNSLTKVYDKCLANLDKALNFENNTFDVKVDGVVKKLGTFYLRQSFTSKISDITRNANVIFPKILAFCEQNNIVLNGKPFIIYHTYDLDHDLTKVSFCIPIKDEIFTSEGSDIISAKLIPFEAVKTTLTGNYTYKEKASDKSLEYFTTNKIIADSTFSHLEIFAIGKKETKSPSKWRTEIYYPIKPKVVPTAYKRVVKDSLTPAPAPTTIKNEEHSEF, translated from the coding sequence ATGAGAATCATTAAATACCTTTTTCTTTTGTTGTTATTAAGCTTAGTGGCACTAACCATATTTATCGCAACACAAAAAGGAATTTTTACGGTAGTGAGCAGCAAAGTAATAAAATCGCCAAAAGCCACCGTTTTTAATTATGTTAATGATTATAAAAACTGGGAACAATTTAGTTCTTGGATTACAGCCGATAAAAACATAAAATTATCTTATTCTCCGACTACAGCAGGTAAAGGAAGTACATTATCTTGGGACGGAATAAATAATTCCGGTAACATCCAGACATTATACACAAAAGGTAATGATAGTATTGTTCAAAAAATGGATTTTAATGGAACTTCCTCAGATGTAACTTGGCACTTTAAAGACACTTTAGGAGGCACAAAGATAACCTGGAAGTCAAAAGGAAAAATGGATTTTCTATTAAAAGTGAATTCATTTTTAAATGGAGGAACCCAAAATTCATTGACCAAAGTTTATGATAAATGCTTAGCCAATTTAGATAAAGCACTTAATTTTGAAAACAATACTTTTGATGTAAAAGTCGATGGAGTAGTAAAAAAATTAGGAACTTTTTATTTAAGACAATCTTTCACCAGTAAAATATCCGACATTACCCGAAATGCAAATGTCATTTTTCCAAAAATATTAGCATTTTGCGAGCAAAATAATATTGTTCTGAACGGAAAACCATTCATCATATATCACACATATGATTTAGATCATGACCTTACCAAAGTTTCTTTTTGTATTCCTATAAAAGATGAAATCTTTACTAGCGAAGGAAGTGATATTATATCTGCGAAATTGATTCCATTTGAAGCTGTTAAAACAACTCTAACCGGTAATTATACCTATAAAGAAAAAGCTTCGGACAAATCTCTGGAATATTTTACCACAAATAAGATCATTGCAGATTCAACTTTTTCACATTTGGAAATATTTGCTATTGGAAAAAAAGAAACCAAAAGTCCATCAAAATGGAGAACAGAAATCTATTATCCGATCAAACCAAAGGTTGTTCCAACAGCTTATAAAAGAGTCGTAAAAGACAGCCTCACACCTGCTCCTGCTCCAACTACAATTAAAAATGAAGAACACTCTGAATTTTAA
- a CDS encoding dipeptidyl-peptidase 3 family protein: MKLLKNTGLFIAITVSVVCNAQNVKTATVKPTQNAPFDYVVEQFSDIKVLRYQISGWENLTLKEQKLVYYLTQAGTSGRDIMWDQNYKYNLKIRKALENIYQNYKGARNTADWKDFEVYLKRVWFSNGIHHHYSNDKIKPGFSLAYFNTLLIDSKTTLSPKIAEILFNDVDSKKVNLDSSKGLLEGSAINFYENGITQKDVEAFYAKKTSPDPKKPYSFGLNSKLVRNSNGELEEKVWKSKGMYGAAIDKMIYWLEKAQTVAENKKQADAIALLISFYKTGDLKTWDDYNIAWLHATEGNIDYINGFIEVYNDPLGYRGSYEGIVQIKDFDMSKKMEVVSKNAQWFEDNSPLLPEHKKKNVVGVSYKTVIVAGESGDASPSTPIGVNLPNADWIRADHGSKSVSLGNIIDAYSKSGGKGRLKEFANDEEEIKLAEKYAELGGKLHTSLHEVVGHASGQINPGVGTPKETLKNYASTLEEGRADLVGLYYLYNPKIQELGLVDNWKDLGMQCYDGYIRNGLMMQLVRLELGANIEEAHMRNRQWVSAWAYEKGKKDNVIEKITRNGKTYFNITDYDKLHELFGQLLREVQRIKSEGDYEAGKALVENYGVKVDQKLHAEVLERNKQFPDAPYSGFVNPVLVPKLNAKGEIISIAVEQPKTFAEQMLNYSKNFGFLPSEN, encoded by the coding sequence ATGAAACTACTTAAAAATACGGGTCTTTTTATAGCGATTACGGTTTCTGTTGTTTGTAATGCTCAAAATGTGAAAACCGCAACAGTAAAGCCCACACAGAATGCTCCATTTGATTATGTGGTAGAACAATTCTCGGATATAAAGGTTTTACGTTACCAAATTTCGGGTTGGGAAAATCTTACCTTAAAAGAACAGAAATTAGTATACTATCTTACGCAAGCAGGTACATCTGGTCGTGATATTATGTGGGATCAAAATTATAAATACAATCTAAAAATCAGAAAAGCGTTAGAGAATATTTATCAAAATTATAAAGGAGCCAGAAATACTGCTGACTGGAAGGATTTTGAAGTGTATTTGAAAAGAGTTTGGTTTTCAAACGGGATTCATCATCATTATTCAAATGATAAAATTAAGCCGGGTTTTTCATTAGCTTATTTTAATACTTTATTGATAGACTCGAAAACGACATTGTCTCCTAAAATTGCAGAAATTCTGTTTAATGATGTAGATTCGAAAAAAGTAAATCTTGATTCCTCAAAAGGATTATTGGAAGGTTCAGCCATTAACTTTTATGAAAATGGGATTACCCAAAAGGATGTTGAAGCATTTTATGCTAAAAAGACAAGTCCAGATCCAAAGAAGCCATATTCTTTTGGTTTGAATTCGAAATTAGTTCGTAATTCAAATGGAGAATTAGAAGAGAAAGTATGGAAAAGTAAAGGGATGTATGGTGCAGCAATCGATAAAATGATTTATTGGTTAGAGAAAGCACAAACAGTTGCTGAGAACAAGAAGCAAGCCGATGCTATTGCATTATTAATTAGTTTTTATAAAACGGGGGATCTTAAAACTTGGGATGATTACAATATTGCTTGGTTGCATGCAACAGAAGGAAATATTGATTACATCAACGGATTTATTGAAGTGTACAATGACCCATTAGGATACAGAGGATCTTATGAAGGGATTGTTCAGATAAAAGACTTTGATATGTCTAAAAAAATGGAAGTAGTGTCTAAAAACGCACAATGGTTTGAAGACAATTCTCCGTTATTGCCGGAACATAAAAAGAAAAATGTAGTTGGAGTATCCTATAAAACGGTTATAGTTGCTGGTGAATCTGGAGATGCATCTCCGAGTACACCAATTGGGGTTAATCTTCCAAATGCCGATTGGATTCGTGCAGACCATGGATCTAAATCAGTTTCTTTAGGTAATATTATTGATGCATATTCTAAATCTGGAGGAAAAGGAAGGTTGAAAGAATTCGCAAATGATGAAGAAGAAATAAAATTAGCAGAAAAATATGCTGAGCTAGGGGGTAAGTTACATACTTCTTTGCATGAAGTTGTAGGTCACGCTTCGGGTCAAATAAATCCGGGTGTAGGTACACCAAAAGAAACATTGAAAAATTATGCTTCGACACTAGAAGAAGGAAGAGCTGATTTAGTAGGATTGTACTATTTATACAATCCAAAAATTCAAGAGCTCGGATTAGTAGATAATTGGAAAGATTTAGGAATGCAATGTTATGATGGTTATATCAGAAATGGGTTAATGATGCAGTTGGTTCGTTTAGAATTAGGCGCTAATATTGAAGAAGCTCATATGAGAAACCGTCAGTGGGTGAGTGCTTGGGCATATGAAAAAGGAAAGAAAGACAATGTGATCGAAAAGATTACTCGTAATGGAAAAACGTATTTCAATATTACCGATTATGATAAACTACATGAGTTATTTGGTCAATTGTTGAGAGAAGTACAACGTATAAAATCAGAAGGCGATTATGAAGCTGGAAAAGCACTAGTTGAAAATTACGGTGTAAAAGTAGATCAAAAACTACACGCTGAAGTTTTGGAGCGCAATAAGCAATTTCCTGATGCGCCTTATAGTGGTTTTGTAAATCCGGTTTTGGTTCCTAAATTAAATGCTAAAGGAGAAATTATCTCAATAGCGGTAGAACAACCTAAAACATTTGCTGAACAAATGTTGAATTATTCTAAAAACTTTGGTTTTTTACCTTCAGAAAACTAA
- a CDS encoding nucleoside triphosphate pyrophosphohydrolase family protein produces MQKQINAVKEFHTAFRIGHSETPIADLGESKNMLRYNLMKEENEEYLEAVQNNDLIEIADALGDMMYILCGTIIEHGLQHKIEEVFDEIQRSNMSKLGEDGNPIYREDGKVMKGPNYFKPDFSKLI; encoded by the coding sequence ATGCAAAAACAAATCAACGCTGTTAAGGAATTTCATACAGCATTTAGGATAGGGCATAGTGAAACTCCAATTGCCGACTTGGGTGAAAGTAAAAATATGCTTCGTTATAATTTGATGAAGGAAGAGAATGAAGAGTATCTTGAAGCTGTTCAAAATAATGATTTAATAGAAATTGCTGATGCTCTTGGTGATATGATGTATATTCTTTGTGGGACAATTATAGAACACGGATTGCAACATAAAATCGAAGAAGTTTTTGATGAAATACAACGTAGCAATATGAGTAAATTAGGAGAAGATGGAAATCCTATTTATCGCGAAGATGGTAAGGTAATGAAAGGTCCTAATTATTTTAAGCCCGATTTTTCAAAACTTATTTAG